In Tursiops truncatus isolate mTurTru1 chromosome 19, mTurTru1.mat.Y, whole genome shotgun sequence, a genomic segment contains:
- the ANKRD11 gene encoding ankyrin repeat domain-containing protein 11 isoform X5 yields MESRRTRTQMPPAQSTPWYCKAGSLLEAPWHEMEAPRSKKKEKQGPERKRIKKEPVARKAGLLFGMGLSGIRAGYPLSERQQVALLMQMTAEESANSPVDTTPKHPSQSTVCQKGTPNSASKTKDKVNKRNERGETRLHRAAIRGDARRIKELISEGADVNVKDFAGWTALHEACNRGYYDVAKQLLAAGAEVNTKGLDDDTPLHDAANNGHYKVVKLLLRYGGNPQQSNRKGETPLKVASSPTMVNLLLGKGTYTSSEESSAESSEEEDDAPSFAPSSSVDGNNTDSEFEKGLKHKTKNPEPQKTVTPVKDEYEFDEDDEQDRIPPVDDKHLLKKDYRKETKSNSFISIPKMEVKSYTKNSTIAPKKASHRILSDTSDEEDVGVAVGTGEKLRLSAHTMLPGNKTREPSNCKQQKEKNKVKKKRKKEIKGKEVRFGKRSDKFCSSESESESSESGEDGGGSAGSPGCLKESPLVLKDPALFSSLSASSTSSHGSSAPQKHNPSHADPHAKHWRTDNWKTISSPAWSEVSSLSDSTRTRLSSESDGSSEGSSVESLKPVRKRQEHRKRAGLQGALPDRKNSFHPGGDGAIPKLDKEGKVVKKHKTKHKHKSKEKGLCSVSQELKLKSFTYEYEDSKQRADKAILLDDVPAEGKLKGLKHERDPCKKEEKLSKMKAEEKEWLFKDEMIKVSREEKSLKRIRELNKDGGRAFREEKDRCSKADKEKLLKEKSPKEEKLRLYKEERKKKSKDRPSKLEKKNDFKEDKISKEREKTFKEDKDKEKLKKVYREESAFDEYCNKSQFLENEDTKFSLSDDQDRWFSDLSDSSFDFKGEDSWDSAVTDYRDMKSESVARLILETVKEDSREKRRENKAREKRTDRDIFSRKKDRDCLERGLERRREHAADRHRAVPGYLCEKDRRRRECAEGGRDRKEPPEAAKERRDGRAKPEEAHREDLKECGCEGVFKDRPDCDFGKSLEPWERHHPAREKERKERLKLEKHKEKPSDKDRNERLTLEKCQKDKDLDKCFKEKKDTKEKHSKDKDRKASLDQGKDKREKAFPGILSEDFSEKKDEKKGKEKSWYIADIFTDESEDEKDDYVASGFKVGEAGEGRGDGPPEREDGREPHPPDRHRKHSADRQHAEKQKDKEIREKKKEKGATDGGKDKKEKTLEKHKEKKDRESTEKYKDRKDRASVDSTQDKRNKQRLPEKGEKRPPAEDKAKSRHRERPDREQGRERKASKGADAEKSLLERLEEAALQDLREDSNDKASDASSDGFPDRGHDPGLGALLEAPFPEPPEERARERERHRHASSSSKKSHDRERVRKDKPEKKEKSDDCKDMGGRKDSGQYEKEVLEADAYGLSYGIKADAEDELEKTIELFSTEKKEKNDPEREPPKKVEKELRPYGSSTVSLLKEKRRREKHRERWRDEKERHRDRHGDGPPRHHREELKPAARDKDNPPGSFRDKPKDEGGKLGEAKLKEKVKENLEKDKGDPVKLSNGNDKLLPVRDPGKKDIRPREKLLGDGDLMMTSFERMLSQKDLEIEERHKRHKERMKQMEKLRHRSGDPKLKDKARPAEDGRKKGLDGPPKKPLGLDPAPKDKKLKESAPAAPAAENKPHPGPAVDPRDWLAGPHMKEVLPASPRPDHGRPTGVPTPASVVSCPSYEEAMHTPRTPSCSADDYPDLMFDCTDPQPVSSTSASACSPSFFDRFSVAASGTSETPGQTPTRPLCANLYRSVSVDIRRTPEEEFGLGDKLFRQQSVPAAPSYSSPGQHPEDKAPGPPAPTEKFACLSPGYYSPDYGIPSPKADALHCPPAAAANITPSPEGAFSGLPTKSPPSHRDELLAPSMEGALPPDLGIPLDATEDQQATAAIIPPEPSFLEPLDEGPFSTVITEEPVEWAHPATVEQGLPSGLIGGTPENPASWPVGSDLLLKSPQRFPESPKHFCPAESLHSEPPYPVSPVSYPLSVPEPGLEVKDEAGEAVPAAVSASEEPAAFAPPSRLESFFSNCKSLPEAPPDAPPESACVTAVAQVEALGPLENNFLESGHNLSALGQVEPVPWPGAFPATEDDLDLGPFSLPELPLQTKDVSDAEAEPVEESPLVPLDNTPALPSGGDVPVGAADEQRVLPPDQVAARLTAEPAPERPEEPKPVALPEATVEAGAGPEGRAPEDSDPGSGPTPAPSEQHPPGSGDEQAEGPDPLATPHSAPDAPGDGSAQACAADGAGPQDSAGLEGPPDGVQAEAPEPEPKPTAEAPKAPKVEEIPQRMTRTRAQMLANQQKQSSPPTEKEAAAVPTPRAKGRGSEDDDPQAQHPRKRRFQRSSQQLAQQMHTSTRQTREVIQQTLAAIVDAIKLDDIEPYHSDRSNPYFEYLQIRKKIEEKRKILCYISPQAPQCYAEYVTYTGSYLLDGKPLSKLHIPVIAPPPSLAEPLKELFKQQEAVRGKLRLQHSIEREKLIVSCEQEILRVHCRAARTIANQAVPFSACTMLLDSEVYNMPLESQGDENKSVRDRFNARQFISWLQDVDDKYDRMKTCLLMRQQHEAAALNAVQRMEWQLKVQELDPAGHKSLCVNEVPSFYVPMVDVNDDFVLLPA; encoded by the exons GTGGTGAAGCTGCTGCTCCGGTATGGAGGGAACCCTCAGCAGAGCAACAGGAAGGGCGAGACGCCGCTCAAGGTGGCCAGCTCCCCAACCATGGTGAACCTGCTGCTGGGCAAGGGCACCTACACGTCCAGCGAGGAGAGCTCGGCCG AGAGCTCCGAGGAGGAGGACGACGCCCCATCGTTCGCACCTTCCAGCTCAGTCGACGGCAATAACACGGACTCCGAGTTTGAGAAAGGTCTGAAGCACAAGACTAAGAATCCGGAGCCCCAGAAAACTGTGACCCCCGTCAAGGATGAGTATGAGTTTGACGAGGACGACGAGCAGGACAGAATCCCTCCCGTGGACGACAAACACTTGCTGAAAAAGGATTACAGGAAGGAAACTAAgtcaaatagttttatttctatacCCAAAATGGAAGTGAAAAGTTACACTAAAAACAGCACGATTGCACCAAAGAAGGCGTCTCACCGCATCTTGTCGGACACGTCAGACGAGGAGGACGTCGGTGTCGCCGTGGGGACCGGGGAGAAGCTGAGACTCTCGGCTCACACGATGCTGCCTGGTAACAAGACACGGGAGCCTTCCAACTGCAAGcagcagaaggagaaaaataaagtgaaaaagaagcgaaagaaagaaatcaagggcAAAGAAGTGCGGTTTGGGAAGAGGAGCGACAAGTTCTGCTCCTCCGAGTCCGAGAGCGAGTCTTCAGAGAGCGGCGAGGACGGTGGGGGCTCGGCGGGGAGCCCCGGCTGCCTCAAGGAGTCCCCGCTGGTGCTGAAGGACCCTGCCCTGTTCAGCTCCCTGTCCGCCTCCTCCACCTCGTCCCACGGCAGCTCCGCCCCCCAGAAGCATAACCCCAGCCACGCGGACCCGCACGCCAAGCACTGGCGGACAGACAACTGGAAAACCATCTCCTCTCCAGCCTGGTCCGAGGTCAGCTCCTTATCAGACTCCACGAGGACGAGACTGAGCAGCGAGTCTGATGGCTCCTCCGAGGGCTCCAGCGTGGAGTCACTGAAGCCGGTCAGGAAGAGGCAGGAGCACAGGAAGAGGGCCGGCCTGCAGGGCGCGCTGCCCGATAGGAAGAACTCCTTCCATCCTGGTGGGGACGGCGCCATCCCCAAGCTGGACAAGGAGGGCAAAGTCGTCAAGAAACACAAGACgaaacataaacacaaaagcaAGGAGAAGGGGCTGTGCTCCGTCAGCCAGGAGCTGAAGCTGAAGAGCTTCACCTACGAGTACGAGGACTCCAAGCAGAGGGCAGACAAGGCGATCCTCCTGGACGACGTGCCGGCTGAGGGCAAGCTGAAAGGCCTGAAGCACGAGAGAGACCCCTGTAAGAAGGAGGAGAAGCTCAGCAAAATGAAGGCGGAGGAGAAGGAGTGGCTCTTCAAGGACGAGATGATCAAGGTCTCCAGAGAGGAGAAGTCGCTCAAGAGAATCAGGGAGCTGAACAAGGACGGGGGCAGGGCCTTCCGGGAGGAGAAGGACCGGTGCAGCAAAGCCGACAAGGAGAAGCTGCTGAAGGAAAAATCTCCAAAAGAGGAAAAGCTGAGGCTCtacaaggaggaaagaaagaagaagtcCAAAGACAGGCCCTCCAagttagagaaaaagaatgactttaaagaggataaaatttcaaaagagagggagaagaccTTCAAAGAggataaagataaagaaaaactcaaaaaagTGTATAGGGAGGAGTCTGCTTTTGATGAATATTGTAACAAAAGTCAGTTTCTGGAGAACGAAGACACCAAGTTTAGTCTTTCTGATGACCAGGATCGGTGGTTCTCTGACTTGTCAGATTCATCCTTCGATTTCAAAGGGGAAGACAGCTGGGACTCTGCAGTGACAGACTACAGGGACATGAAGAGCGAGTCTGTGGCCAGGCTGATCCTGGAGACGGTGAAAGAGGACAGTAGGGAGAAGAGGCGGGAGAACAAGGCCCGGGAGAAGCGCACGGACAGGGACATCTTCTCTCGGAAGAAGGACAGGGACTGCCTGGAACGGGGCTTGGAGCGGAGGAGAGAGCACGCTGCCGACAGGCACAGGGCCGTGCCCGGCTACCTCTGCGAGAAGGACAGGAGGAGGCGGGAGTGTGCGGAAGGCGGCCGGGACAGGAAGGAGCCCCCCGAGGCCGCCAAGGAGCGGAGAGATGGCCGTGCAAAGCCCGAGGAGGCGCACAGGGAGGACCTGAAGGAGTGCGGCTGCGAGGGAGTCTTCAAGGACAGGCCCGACTGCGACTTCGGGAAGAGCCTGGAGCCCTGGGAGAGGCACCACCCGgcgagagagaaggagaggaaggagaggctaAAGCTGGAGAAGCACAAAGAGAAGCCCAGTGACAAGGACAGAAACGAAAGACTGACGCTCGAGAAGTGTCAGAAGGACAAAGACCTTGATAAgtgtttcaaagagaaaaaggacaccaAGGAGAAGCATAGcaaagacaaagacagaaaagCATCTCTCGACCAAGGTAAAGACAAACGGGAGAAGGCTTTCCCCGGAATTCTCTCCGAGGActtctctgaaaaaaaagatgaaaagaagggTAAAGAGAAAAGCTGGTACATTGCAGACATATTCACTGATGAAAGCGAAGATGAAAAAGATGATTATGTGGCGAGCGGATTCAAAGTCGGGGAGGCCGGCGAGGGGCGGGGGGATGGCCCCCCCGAGAGGGAGGACGGGCGGGAGCCTCACCCCCCCGACAGGCACCGGAAGCACTCGGCCGACAGGCAGCATGCGGAGaagcagaaagacaaagaaatcagagagaagaagaaggagaagggcgCCACAGACGGGGGgaaggacaagaaagaaaaaaccttggAAAAGCACAAAGAGAAGAAGGACAGAGAGTCCACGGAAAAATACAAGGACAGGAAGGACCGAGCGTCGGTGGACTCCACTCAGGACAAGAGGAACAAGCAGAGGCTCCCCGAGAAGGGGGAGAAGAGGCCCCCTGCGGAGGACAAGGCCAAGAGCAGGCACCGGGAGAGGCCGGACCGGGAGCAGGGCCGCGAGAGAAAGGCGAGCAAGGGCGCCGACGCGGAGAAGAGCCTGCTGGAGCGGCTGGAGGAGGCGGCGCTGCAGGACTTGCGCGAGGACTCCAACGACAAGGCCAGCGACGCGTCGTCGGACGGCTTCCCCGACCGCGGCCACGACCCGGGCCTCGGCGCCCTCCTGGAGGCGCCCTTCCCGGAGCCCCCGGAGGAGCGGGCGCGGGAGAGGGAGCGGCACCGGCACGCCTCATCCTCCTCCAAGAAGAGCCATGACCGAGAGCGGGTCAGGAAGGACAAGCccgagaagaaggagaagagcgACGACTGCAAGGACATGGGCGGCCGGAAGGACAGCGGCCAGTACGAGAAGGAGGTCCTGGAGGCCGATGCTTACGGCCTCTCCTACGGCATCAAGGCCGACGCAGAGGACGAGTTAGAGAAAACCATCGAGTTGTTTTCTAccgaaaagaaggagaaaaatgatccTGAAAGAGAACCTCCCAAGAAGGTAGAGAAGGAACTGAGGCCTTACGGCTCTAGCACCGTGAGCCTCCTGAAGGAGAAGAGGCGGCGGGAGAAGCACCGGGAGCGGTGGCGGGACGAGAAGGAGCGGCACCGGGACCGGCACGGGGACGGGCCCCCGCGGCACCACCGGGAGGAGCTTAAGCCCGCGGCCAGGGACAAGGACAACCCTCCCGGCTCCTTCCGAGACAAGCCCAAGGACGAGGGCGGGAAGCTTGGCGAGGCCAAGCTGAAGGAGAAGGTCAAGGAGAATCTGGAGAAGGACAAGGGCGACCCCGTAAAGCTGAGCAATGGGAACGACAAGCTCCTCCCGGTTAGAGACCCCGGTAAGAAAGACATCCGGCCGCGGGAGAAGCTCCTGGGCGACGGGGACCTGATGATGACGAGCTTCGAGCGGATGCTCTCCCAGAAGGACCTGGAGATCGAGGAGCGCCACAAACGGCACAAGGAGAGGATGAAGCAGATGGAGAAGCTGCGCCACCGGTCTGGTGACCCCAAGCTCAAGGACAAGGCCAGGCCCGCCGAGGACGGGCGGAAGAAGGGCCTGGACGGCCCGCCGAAGAAGCCGCTGGGGCTGGACCCTGCCCCGAAGGACAAGAAGCTCAAGGAGTCAGCCCCTGCCGCCCCTGCTGCCGAGAACAAGCCCCACCCGGGACCCGCGGTGGACCCCCGAGACTGGCTGGCAGGCCCCCACATGAAAGAGGTCTTGCCCGCTTCCCCCAGGCCGGACCACGGCCGGCCCACCGGGGTCCCCACCCCCGCCTCGGTGGTGTCCTGCCCCAGCTACGAGGAGGCCATGCACACGCCCCGGACCCCGTCCTGCAGCGCCGATGACTACCCCGACCTCATGTTCGACTGCACAGACCCCCAGCCCGTGTCCAGCACGTCCGCCAGCGCCTGCTCGCCCTCCTTCTTTGACAGGTTCTCCGTGGCCGCCAGCGGGACTTCAGAAACACCGGGCCAGACACCTACGAGGCCGCTGTGCGCGAACCTTTACCGCTCGGTGTCTGTGGACATCAGGAGGACCCCTGAGGAAGAGTTCGGACTTGGGGACAAGCTGTTCAGACAGCAGAGCGTCCCTGCGGCGCCCAGCTACAGCTCGCCGGGGCAGCACCCGGAGGACAAGGCCCCGGGGCCCCCAGCACCCACTGAGAAGTTCGCCTGCCTGTCTCCGGGGTATTACTCCCCGGACTATGgcatcccctcccccaaagcGGACGCCTTGCACTGCCCGCCTGCGGCCGCAGCCAACATCACCCCCTCCCCAGAGGGCGCCTTCTCCGGCTTACCAACAAAGTCCCCCCCTTCACACAGAGACGAGCTCTTGGCCCCGTCCATGGAGGGGGCCCTTCCCCCTGACCTTGGCATTCCCCTGGATGCCACGGAGGACCAGCAGGCCACCGCGGCCATCATCCCCCCGGAGCCCAGCTTCCTGGAGCCCCTGGACGAGGGCCCTTTCAGCACCGTCATCACAGAGGAGCCGGTCGAGTGGGCACACCCCGCCACCGTGGAGCAGGGCCTCCCCTCTGGCCTCATCGGGGGCACCCCCGAAAACCCGGCCAGCTGGCCTGTGGGGTCGGACCTCCTGCTGAAGTCCCCACAGAGATTCCCGGAGTCCCCGAAACATTTCTGCCCTGCCGAGTCTCTCCACTCGGAGCCCCCTTACCCGGTGTCGCCCGTCTCATACCCTCTGTCGGTCCCCGAGCCGGGACTGGAAGTCAAGGACGAGGCCGGGGAAGCAGTCCCGGCCGCGGTCTCTGCTTCAGAAGAGCCAGCCGCGTTCGCCCCTCCCTCCAGGCTGGAGTCCTTCTTCAGTAACTGCAAGTCCCTTCCGGAAGCGCCCCCCGACGCACCCCCCGAGTCTGCGTGTGTGACGGCCGTGGCTCAGGTGGAGGCCCTGGGTCCCCTGGAGAATAACTTCCTGGAAAGTGGTCACAACCTGTCTGCCCTCGGCCAGGTGGAGCCGGTGCCCTGGCCCGGTGCCTTCCCCGCCACCGAGGATGACCTCGACCTGGGGCCTTTCTCGCTGCCGGAGCTTCCTCTCCAGACGAAGGATGTTTCCGATGCCGAAGCAGAGCCTGTGGAAGAGAGTCCTCTCGTTCCTCTGGACAACACCCCCGCGCTCCCGAGCGGCGGGGACGTCCCTGTGGGAGCTGCTGACGAACAGCGGGTGCTGCCTCCTGACCAGGTGGCCGCCCGGCTCACAGCCGAGCCTGCGCCCGAGCGCCCAGAGGAGCCGAAGCCAGTCGCGCTGCCCGAGGCCACAGTGGAGGCCGGGGCCGGGCCGGAGGGGAGGGCCCCCGAGGACTCCGACCCTGGCTCTGGGCCCACGCCAGCCCCCTCAGAGCAGCATCCACCGGGGAGTGGGGACGAGCAGGCCGAGGGCCCAGACCCCTTGGCCACGCCCCACAGTGCTCCTGACGCCCCCGGGGACGGCTCGGCCCAGGCCTGCGCAGCGGATGGGGCCGGCCCCCAGGACAGTGCCGGGCTCGAGGGGCCTCCGGACGGCGTCCAGGCTGAAGCCCCCGAACCGGAACCCAAACCGACAGCCGAAGCCCCAAAGGCGCCCAAGGTGGAGGAGATCCCCCAGCGCATGACCAGGACCCGGGCCCAGATGCTGGCCAACCAGCAGAAGCAGAGCTCGCCGCCCACCGAGAAGGAGGCTGCGGCCGTGCCCACCCCCAGGGCCAAGGGCCGCGGCTCTGAGGACGACGACCCCCAGGCCCAGCACCCGCGCAAGCGCCGCTTCCAGCGCTCCAGCCAGCAGCTGGCCCAGCAGATGCACACGTCCACGCGTCAGACGCGGGAGGTGATCCAGCAGACGCTGGCTGCCATCGTGGACGCCATCAAGCTGGACGACATCGAGCCTTACCACAGCGACAGGTCCAACCCGTACTTCGAGTACCTGCAGATCAGGAAGAAGATTGAGGAGAAGCGCAAGATCCTCTGCTACATCAGCCCGCAGGCGCCCCAGTGCTACGCCGAGTACGTCACCTACACCGGCTCCTACCTCTTGGACGGCAAGCCCCTCAGCAAGCTGCACATCCCCGTG ATcgcgccccctccctccctggcggAGCCCCTGAAGGAGCTGTTCAAGCAGCAGGAGGCCGTGCGTGGGAAGCTGCGCCTGCAGCACAGCATCGAGCGG GAGAAGCTGATCGTCTCCTGCGAACAGGAGATCCTGCGGGTTCACTGCCGGGCGGCGAGGACCATCGCGAACCAGGCGGTGCCGTTCAGCGCCTGCACCATGCTGCTGGACTCGGAGGTGTACAACATGCCGCTCGAGAGCCAG GGTGATGAGAACAAGTCAGTGCGGGACCGGTTCAACGCCCGCCAGTTCATCTCCTGGCTGCAGGACGTGGACGACAAGTATGACCGCATGAAG ACGTGTCTCCTGATGCGGCAGCAGCACGAGGCCGCGGCCCTCAACGCTGTGCAGAGGATGGAGTGGCAGCTGAAGGTGCAGGAGCTGGACCCCGCCGGGCACAAGTCCCTGTGTGTGAACGAGGTGCCGTCCTTCTACGTGCCCATGGTCGACGTCAACGACGACTTCGTGCTCCTTCCGGCCTGA